ATCGAATCAACACTGGGTGAAGGAACAATCATCACATTTACGAAGCAAATTTCACCGGTACAAACACTCGTGACATAACGACATAAGGGGATGGAGAGAATCGAACAGTCATCTGAAACGTTATTAACACAAGCACTGATGCGCGAGCTGATTGCGAAGTCGCAACAAGGCGATACGGACGCAAGAAAGCGGATGATTGAAGGCAATACAAGACTTGTTTGGTCAATTGTACAGCGCTTTAGCTCGCGCGGTGTGGAGCTAGAGGATTTATTTCAAATTGGCTGCATCGGACTGATGAAATCGGTTGATAAGTTTGATTTATCATATGAGGTCAAGTTTTCAACCTATGCCGTACCGATGATTATCGGTGAAATTCAACGCTTTTTACGTGATGATGGAATGGTAAAAGTTAGTCGCTCGATACGCGAGCTCAATTTTAAAATCCGCCATGCGACGGATGAATATTTAAAAACGAATGAAAAGCCACCAACGATTGCGGAGCTCGCCGCGATATTGGACGTATCGACGGATGATATTTTAATGGCTACAGATGCGATGCGTGACCCAGCGAGCTTGCATGACCAGCTATTTGAAAACGACGGAGACTCGATCACGCTCATGGATCAAATGCGCGACGATAAATCGCAGTTACCATTTGAATATATTCCATTAAAGGATTTACTACAGCGGCTTGGGAAGCGTGAGCAATCGATTATTTATTTCCGTTATTATTTAGATTTAACGCAAACTGAAATCGCAGACCGACTCGGCATTTCTCAAGTGCAGGTGTCGCGCTTAGAAAAAAAGATTTTAGCACAGTTAAAAACATGGCTTGAACTACCAACAACAAGTAAGCGGTGAAAACATGAAGAATCAATTATTCACATCTAAGGATATCGCTAAAGATTATTTAGAGAAACGCTTTGACACGAAGCGTACGTTTGATGTTTGCGTAAAAGACATCACGATTAAAAATCTACCGACACTCACCGTATATATTAGTGGATTAGTGAATGGTGAGAGCTTGGCTGAAATGCTTACCAACTTACAGTGGGAACAGCAAGAAGAAATTGAAGATGAAAATGAGTATTTCAACGAGCATTTTAATTACCACGGCAAGGAAGAGGCAACATCGCTTGATGATTTTTTATTAGGTGTTTTAAGTGGGCGTGTGGGCTTTATCACACTGAGTGGTTATGCGTTTTTAGCGGAGTTTCGTGAATATCCGGGGAGAAGTCCTGAAGAGCCTGACAATGAAAAAGTGATTCGAGGTTCGCGCGACGGCTTTGCGGAAAACGTCATTCAAAATGTTGCGCTCATTCGGCGCCGCATTCGGAGCACCGAGCTTCGCTATCAAATGCACCATGTATCAACTTATGGCCAAACCGATGTAGTCATTGCCTATATGGCTGATCTAGTAAATGACGAACATTTGCAGTGGATTACCGAACGGCTTAATCAAATTAAGCATGATGGGTTAACAATGAGTGATAAATCACTTGAAGAATGGTTGTTTAAGCAGCGCTACCATCCGCTGCCGTTTGTACGCTACACAGAACGTCCAGATATTGTCGCGGCGCATTTATTAGAAGGGCATATTGCCATCGTTGTGGATACGTCGCCGTCTGTCATGCTGATGCCGGTAACGATGTTCTATTTACTACAGCATGCAGAAGAATATCGACAAGCACCACTCATTGGATCCATGATGCGCATTTTACGCTTTGGTGCAGTGCTACTGAGCTTTTTACTTTTACCGTTTTGGTATTTACTTGTGACGAATGAGCAGCTCATACCAGATCAATTAGCGTATATAGGAATTAACGATCAGAGTGAAGTACCGCTATTTTTGCAACTGGTCATTGCCGATCTCGGGATTGAATTTTTACGCATCGCCGCCATTCACACCCCAACGCCATTATCGACTGCGATGGGGTTAATCGCCGGCATCATTATCGGACAAATTGCGATTGACGTTGGGTTATTTTCAAGCGAGGTTGTCTTATACACTGCAATTAGCGCTATTTTCACATTTGCCATTCCGAATTACGAATTAAGTATCTCGGTCAAAGTGTTCCGCATATTGCTATTGGCGATCACGGCATTGTTTGGAGTCAATGGATTTTTCATCGGGCTGTTTGCGATTTTTACGTATTTATGTGCATTAAAGCCAATGAAAGTGCCATATTTATGGCCGCTTGTGCCTTTTTTTCCAAAAGCTTTTTTACGCGTCATCATTCGTTTCCCGATGTCAACCGACGCGTTAAGGCCTTATATCGTTGGAGCAAAACAGCGAAAACGCGCATGAACGCACATTGCATGACACTCTCTCCTATGTTAAAGTTCTCATATAATATTTTGTGATTTTTGAGAATATTAAGGCGACTATTTATAGTTAGGAGAGAATGACATGCATTTTTACGGTACACAACAAATTAACGAACAAGGCCATTTAACAATTGGTGGCGTTGACACAATGGAGTTAGCTAAGGCATACGGAACACCTTTATTCGTTTATGATACGGCATTAATTCGAAAGCGCGCGCGTGGCTTTATCGATACATTTGAAAAATTAGGTGTGACGGCACAAGTTGCATATGCTTCAAAAGCATTTGCCTGTGTGGCAGCCTATCAGTTGGCGGCGCAAGAAAATTTATCGCTTGATGTCGTATCAGGTGGCGAATTATTTACTGCTATTAAAGCAGGATTCCCGGCAGAACGCATTCATTTCCACGGCAACAATAAATCTATTGCTGAACTAGAGTTAGCATTTGATACAAAAATCGGCTGTATCGTCGTAGATAACTTTTACGAAATTGCAGTAATTAAAGAAATCGCACAAAACAAAAATCAAAAAATGAACATTCTTTTACGTGTTACACCAGGCGTGGAAGCACATACACATGACTTTATTACAACAGGTCAAGCGGATTCGAAATTTGGTTTTGACTTAAATAATGGTCAAGCCGACGAAGCGTTTAAGCAAGTTGTCAATGATGACTTCATTAACTTACTGGGCTTACATTGTCACATCGGTTCACAAATTTTCGAAACTGAAGGCTTTAGCTTAGCAGCGGGTAAAGTGATGCAAAAAATGGGTGTTTGGAAAGAACAGCACGGTTTTGAAGCAACGGTCTTAAACTTAGGTGGAGGGTTTGGCATTCGTTACACGGAAGAAGACAAGCCGCTTGAGCCACATGAATATGTAGCAGACATGATTAAAGCAGCACAAGCAGAAAGTGTAAAATTAGGCTTAACAATGCCTGAAATTTGGATTGAGCCAGGCCGCTCTTTAGTAGGGGATGCAGGAACATCTCTTTACACAATCGGCTCTCAAAAAACAGTTCCAGGTGTACGCGAATACATCGCGGTTGATGGTGGCATGAGCGACAATATCCGTCCAGCACTATACGATGCAAAATACGAGGCTGTCATTGCGAACAAAGCGAATGAAGAAAAAACAAATACATATACTGTAGCAGGAAAGCTTTGTGAATCAGGTGACAAATTAATCACTGATGCGAGCTTACAAAAGGCGGAAACGGGCGACATTTTAGCGATGTTCTGTACAGGTGCTTATGGGTATTCAATGGCATCTAACTACAACCGTGTGCCGCGTCCAGCTGTTGTATTCGTAGAAAATGGTGAGCACCAATTAGCGATCCAACGCGAAAGTTATGAAGATTTAGTAGTAAATGACCTACCGTTAACATTAAAAAAGGGTGAATAAACGTTGAAACTTTCAAAGCAAGCGAAATGGGGATTAGGTTTACTGACAGCAATCATTGTGTGGAGTCTTCTTTTCATTTACGTTATCAGTCCATTAGTTTATAAAATGTCGAACTAGTTTAGTACAAGCTACAGTGTAACGTTGGAAAATTGTGTTATTGCATTTCTCGGCATCTTTTGATAGGATTTGCAATGGTAGAATTGAGGGAATGTTAAATGTTAGTTCGATATAAAAAGACACTTGAAAAAATTGCGATGGGATTAATTTCATTAATGCCGCAAGAAAAAGAAATCAAACGCTTAATGGAAACTATTCAACAATATGAACAAAACGATAATTGGACATTATATTTGTGGAAAAAGAATGATGAATACGTTGGAACAGTTGGCATTATGGAAGAAGATAATGTTGCAACACTCCAGCATATTACAGTCATTCCATCTTATCGCGGTGAAGGGGTAGCCATGGAAATGCTACAGGAGCTAAAAGATATGGGCTACGAGAAAATCGTTCCCAATGATGACACACATGCATTTGTTCAAAAGTGTATACCTATATTAAATAACGAAGCAGATGAGTAATCTGGCTTCAATAAAAAAGTGAAGTGGCCTCTGCAGCCATTTCACTTTTTTATTTGTTAAGGAAATTATAGATTATCGCATTGTGGATAACTTTGCATAAAGTTCCCTCTACGTCTAGGCTAAAGCGCCAGCCCCTCGAGCTTTTCGGTCCCGCCTTGAGATGCGTGGTAAAGCGTTTACTTTCTAGTCGGGCCCTCCAAAGCTTGAGGCTCACACGACGTGAGTCATTTCGGGCATGCCACATGGATGTGGCGTTTTGACCGATCACGGCTTAGAGGGCGCTTTAGCGCTTTGTTTCTTTGCGGTTGAAGGCACGGATCTGTTTACTAAGTTCTCGCTCGGCAATGACTTCAGAGCGGTCGCGTAGCATATGCTTGTGTAAAATAAATTGTGGATCGAGTGGCGCGGTTGCCGCGATTTTTTCTTCGGTTGCTTTTTTTAGCGCGGCATTCGTTAGCGGAATATTAATACGAGAAAAGGATTCGTGTGACTTTATGCGTGCATACAAGGTAGACATGTCTCTTAGAAGCCGTGCGAAATCGATATACTCAAAAAATGGGGAACCGGCATTCGTTTCGAAATTATCAATGGCTTTTTTCAGGATACGCGCAGCCCCATCAAAATTTTCACGGCGCCAATGATACATACCCGTTGCCAGTTGAACATAGCCTACAAGTGGATGCAACTTTTCGCCAGGCGCAATGTCCTTCCAATACTCTTCAAGCACTTCATGGCATTCAAAATAGTCTTCATTGCCATTAAAATACGCCAGGTAATCGATAAACAGTGGGTGAAGTAAGGGATGCATTGTAAACTCCTTTCGAATATACTAATTAAGTAATGGTATAATGATTTTTGCTGTTTAATAAAAATGTATTAATAAAACTACTTTTTTAAGGTGTGCTTTAACATAAAGTCCGTTGTACTGCGTTGCGGAGAACCTCCACTTCGTACAACTCTAGTTTGTTATTGTCATAAGTAACTTAGATATATTACAAGTGAAAAATAATGCTTTTTTGATATATAAGTAGTTTTGGGATTTATTAAAGTAATCCTTATATTAACATACCCGCCGCCTCGCGATAGCGCAAGCGGCAGCATTGGACTCTTTAATTTTATTTACGAGAGTAGAATGATTGAATCGGTGAGATCACGTGGCTTAGCACGGACATGCATAGGCCATCGATAAAGAAACATTATGCAAAAAATTTAAATCCAAAGATAGGTGACTAAAAATATGTCTTATGAAGTAAAGCTAGAAGCCTTTAGTGGGCCGCTGGATTTATTGTTGCACTTAATCAACCGCTTGGAAATCGATATTTATGATATTCCGATGTCTGAACTGACTGAGCAATATATCGATCATATTCATGCGATGCAAACATTAGAATTAAATGAAGCAAGCGAGTATTTAGTGATGGCGGCAACACTGCTAGCTATTAAAAGTCGTACGTTAATCCCGATTAACGAGGGCGAAATTGACATCGAGGAGTTCGATGTTGATGAAGTCGATCCGCGTGAAGAATTAGTTGCACGTTTAATCGAGTATAAAAAATATAAAGAAGCTGCAACGCAATTACAAGAGCTAGAAAGTGAACGTGGACAAGTATTTACAAAAGCACCAGCGGATTTATCGGAATTTATGTCAGATGAACAAATGACGATGTTTGATACAAACGTCAACGTCTATGACATGCTTAGTGCGTTCCAAAAGTTAATGCGCCGAAAACAACTGAAAAAGCCGTTAGCAACACGTATTGCGCGCCAAGAAATTTCGGTGAAGGAGCAAATGCGCTCCGTGGTAAATGTATTAAAGCAAGCAGGCGGAAAAATGATGTTTTCGCAGCTATTTAAATATGAAGACAAATCAATGCTTGTCTTAACATTTTTAACATTACTTGAGCTGATGAAGCGTCAAGTCGTCTTTGTTGAACAAGAAAAAAACTTTGACGATTTATCCGTATTGCTAAAGAAAGAGGAGATTGGCGATGAACTCGAACAAATTGTTGAGCCGAATTGAGGCATTATTATTCGTAGCAGGCGATGAAGGTATGACAGCAAAGCAGCTTGCACAATATATAGAAGTAGACCTAATGGATATTGAGGCAGGCTTAAGTGACCTACTCTCACAATATAATGAAGAAGAAGCGCGAGGCATTACATTAAAAGAGCTTGCTGGTACATACCAATTAACAACAAAACCAGACGTTGCGGATACATTGAAAAAATTAATCGAAAACCCAACGAATCAGGTATTAACAGCAGCTTCATTAGAAGTGCTTGCCATTATTGCCTACAAGCAACCGATCACACGTGCTGAGGTGGAAGATTTACGCGGTGTGAAAAGTGAGCGCCCTATCGCAACGCTTGTGTCTCGTGCCCTTGTACAAGAAGTGGGCCGTGCAGAAGGGACAGGTCGTGCGATTTTATACGGGACGACAAAAGAGTTTTTAAACTACTTTGGCCTAAAAAATATTAAAGAGTTGCCACCACTTCCAGAAGACGTGGATACAGATGATGAGCAACCAACCGATTTATTCTTAACGAAGTTCCAAGAAACATTTAACCAAAACTAAAAGGAGTGACCTGTTGAAGAAGTGGATTGTTTGTATGATTGTATTGTTACTAGTGAGTACGAGTGCTATTCAAACAAATGCAGCTGGAGCAAGCTATGCCGTCATTGATGCGGAAAACGGTCGATTACTGTTAGGAGAAAACGAACACGCACAATTACCGATTGCGAGCTTAACGAAAATTTGGACAGCTTTAATTGTCCTAGAGCGGAGCGAATTATCGGATTTAGTGTATGTTTCGAGTCGTGCCGCTGCTGTGGAAGGCTCGTCGATTTACCTGGAGCAAGGGCAAACCTACACGATTGACTATTTAGTGCATGGGTTAATGATGCAATCGGGCAATGATGCGGCGGTTGCACTAGCCGAGCATGTCGGCGGCTCGGTGGAGGGCTTTGTTCATTTAATGAACGAAAAGGCAAAGGCCTATCAATTAAAACAAACGACGTTCACCAATCCAACAGGCCTTCATCACGAAAAACATCTCTCTTCTGCCTACGATACAGCGAGAATGCTACAAATTGCGATGCAACATGAAGCATTTCAAAAAATTGCCTCTACAAAAGTTTTTTCGCAAGGAATGACGTGGAAAAACAAGCATCGTTTACTGCATGAAGAGGTCGGGGCAATTGCTGGGAAAACAGGATACACAAAAGTAGCAAGCCGCACACTTGCTACTTTTTTTAAACGGGAACAAAAATCTTTCGTTGTCGTCACGTTAAATGAAGGAAATGACTGGTTTATTCACAAGGAATTGGCAAATTATGTAGAAACACATTTTGAACATGAAATCATCGTCAAAAAAGGTACCTATAAAGTAAATGGAATTTCCGTGTTTGTCGATAGGCCGATGAAACTCCTGTTGAAAAAAGGGGATAGACCAGAGCTTCGGCACCTGCTTGTTGTATCGCGCCATCCCGATTCTGACCGTGCCGCTTGGCGGGTTTATGAAGATAACGTTTTAGTTGCATCGAAATTGATGACCGTAACGGCACGCTAAACCCTCATCAATTAGGTCGTAAAGTAATGGATAAAAGTTAATTCCCTTTTCTAATGGCAGGAAGTATGACATAATCAAAAACGTAAAACTGTGAATGCGTACGCTGAGAAGCACGCGTTATTTGCGCATATCAATCAATGAGGTGAACTTATGGAACGATTACAGAAAGTGATTGCATACGCAGGCGTAGCATCACGACGTAAAGCGGAGCAATTAATTGTAGAAGGTAAAGTTAAAGTAAACGGAAAAGTGATCAAAGAATTAGGAACGAAGGTAGCTAATTCGGATGAGATCGAAGTAGAAGGCGTGAAATTAGAAAAAGAAGATAAAGTGTATTTCTTATTATATAAACCACGTGCCTATATTTCTGCTGTAACTGATGATAAAGGTCGTAATACAGTAACAGATATTTTCAAAAAGCACGTACATCAACGTATTTTCCCAGTAGGTCGTTTAGATTACGATACAACGGGCTTGTTATTATTAACGAATGACGGCGAGTTCTCAAACTTAATGACTCACCCGAAATTCAAAATCGATAAAACATATATCGCGCGTGTAAAAGGGATTCCAACAAAGCAGGGCTTAATGCAGCTACAAAACGGAATCAAGCTTGAAGATGGTAAAACAGCACCAGCGAAAGTAAGTATGACAAGCTATGATGAAAATGCAGGCAAAGCTATTTGTGAAATTACCATTCATGAAGGTCGTAATCGTCAAGTACGTCGTATGTTCGAAGCAATCGGTACACCAGTCGTAAAATTAAAACGTGAGCGCTTTGCGTTCCTTGATTTAGTCGGTTTATCTCCAGGTGAATACCGCCAGTTAACGAAGCACGAAGTAAAATTACTACGTGTATTAGCGGAAACAGGAAAAATAGATTTCAACAGATAGATAGTGGAAACGTTCATAAAGGATTCAAAACTAAGCAATTTCTAACTTGTAATTATTTGCTATAATGGCAAAAGCAGTTGCGGAAAAGGAAGGAGGTTTTCCTATTTGGAACAAAAGAAAAAACGTTCGATTACGCGCGGTACGATTCTAGCAATTTTAGCATTAGCCATTGGATATACTATATACGCCGCCGTAGCGAAGGATAAAATAGAGCTCATTGCAGTTGGTGCAGATGCGCCGGACTTTGAAGTTGTCGATTTAAACGGTGACAAGCATCGACTAAAGGATTACAAGGGTGAAGGTGTGCTCCTCAATTTTTGGGGTACCTGGTGTGAGCCTTGTGAACGAGAGTTCCCAGCAATGGAACGTCAATACGATGTGTTTAAAGAGCAAGGTGTCGAAATGATTGCGGTTAACTTTGCCCAGTCAGATTTTGAAGTAAATAAATACGTAGCGAATATGGGCATGACGTTCCCTGTTGCCATCGATAAAACGAAAAGTGTATTCACTGCCTATAACATCGGCCCACTTCCCACTTCGATCTTTATTAAGCCAGACGGTACAATAGATCGAATCGAAAAAGGTGAAATGAGCGAAGTAGAAATCATTCAATATTTAGAATCGATAAAGCCGGAATAGGAGTTTTTACGCAATGAATAAAATACTTTGTGAATGCGGGCATGAAAATCCTGAAGGCACAAATCTGTGTCAAAAATGCGGTTCCCCTCTAACGGAGGAGGAAAAAGGCAAAAAGATTGCAGATATGCGTTATGAAGGAACAGCCATCCGTTCAAAAACTTATAACAAGTCAATTATTGATAAAATTTGGAATTTCTTTTCGAGTGTAAAGGTTGGGATTACACTCATCATTATTAATTTAATAGCAGCATCGCTTGGTACAATTTTACCGCAGGAGTTTTTCATTAGTGTCGCAACAGACGCGGAGAAAAAACAGTACTATTCAGATGTTTATGGTTGGTTCGGTGAAATCTATTATGCATTAGGTTTATCGGATCTTTATTCGTCCCTTTGGTTCCAAATACTTGTATTAATGTTAGGTGTGTCCATCATTATTGCCAGTATCGACCGCGGTATTCCATTACATAAATCATTAAAAAATCAGCGAGTTAAACGACATATTAATTTTATGAAGCGTCAGCGTGTTGTGGCAAATGGTGCCCCTCTAAAGGAAAGTACGCAGACAATGGAATTAGTCGAGCAAAAGCTAAAAGATTTAAAATACAACGTACGCCGTGAAGACAATGCGGTCATGGCAGAAAAGGGTCGTTTTTCGCGTTACGGTGCGTATGTCAACCATGTAGGCTTAATTGTATTTATCATCGGTGTCATGCTGCATTTATTGCCAGGCGTTTATGTCGATGAATCGATGTGGCTCCGCGAAGGCGAAACACGTGCGATTCCAGGCGTGGATGGCTATTTCTTGAAAAATGATAAATTCATTTTAGAGACCTATGACAACGATCCACAAGGCGAGCAGCTAAAGCAAGGCGTTAATACGATGGCAAAAAACTATCAAACTAATGTCACGCTTTACAAACAAGCAGAAGATGCCGTACCTGGACAAGCAGATAATCTAGAAGAAGTAAAATCCTACGAAATCCGCGTAAACCACCCGTTAAAGCATGAAGGGTTTGCGATGTATCAAATGGATTATCGCTTAAACGAATTAAAAACAATGGTTTTCGATTTAACGAATAAATCAACAGAAGCATCACTTGGACAAGTAAGTATTGATTTAACCAATCCTCAAGATGAGTATGATTTAGGGAATGGTACGAAAGTGCGCTTAATGGGTTATTATCCAGATTTTTCTGGCTTTAAAGAAGGTGTTCCACAAACAGCAACACAAACACCAAATAACCCAGCGTTTATTTTCAAAATGTATACACCTGAAACACCAGACGGCGAAACAAGCTTTGTCGCAATTCAAAATACACTTGAGCCGGATGGTGAAAATGTGTATAAAATGAAGTTCGCAAATGTGGAAACGCGCAATATGTCAGGTTTAATGGTTCGTTACGATAAAACGATACCGCTGTTAATTGTAGGTGGCATTATTTTCATGATTGGTGTGACAATCGGTTCGTACTGGAATCACCGCCGTATTTGGGTGGAGCAGCTAGCAGACGGTACGATTCGGTTAGCCGCACATACAAATAAAAACTGGTTTGGTATAAAGAAAGATTTAAATGCGTTAACGGCGCATGCCCATTTACCACAGTATATAGATCAACAAGATTTAGAGAATAACGACAATGTTGAAATAGAAAAGGATGGTAAAACTTCATGAGTTTAATCGATTTAAGCGGTAACTTGCTTTATGTGGCATTCCTTTGTTATTTATTTGGAACGTTTTTCTTTGGCGGTGCCATTAAAGAAAAAAATGATACTGCAGCAAGTCGCGCCGATAAGTACGGTAAAATAGCGATTATTATTACAATCATCGGTTTTGTTGCACAACTAGGTTATTTCATTACCCGTTGGATTCACACAGGGCATGCGCCTGTAAGTAATATGTTTGAATTTACAACGGCATTTGGTATGTTTATTATTCTGTCATTTATAGTAATTTATTATATGTACAAAGTGGCAGCACTTGGTGTAGTGGCATTACCAATCGCACTATTAATCATTGGTTATGCTGCGATGTTCCCAAGCGAAGTAAGCCCGCTTGTCCCATCATTACAAAGTAATTGGTTAACAATTCACGTGATTACCGCAGCACTTGGCCAATCGATTTTTGCGATTAGTGCCGTTGCCGGTTTAGTATATTTACTAAAAAATGTGGATATGTCGAAAAAATCAAAAGAAAGCTTTTGGTTAGAAACCGTTATGTTCTGCTGTGTACTTGTCGTTGGGTTTATGGTAGCGACAATTACATTTACAGCAATGGATTACAAAGCTGAATTTGAATATGTCGATACATTAGATGCAACAAGTAAAACGACGTATACAATGCCTGCTATTTTCGGAATGAATGAATACGTGGAACTTACAGAAGATAAAATGACACCACTTGTTGAATTACCCGCATTAATCGATGCGCGTAAATTAACGACAGTTGTATGGTCAATCCTTTTCGGTTCAGTATTATACGTAATCATTCGTTTAATCTTCCGCAGAAAAGTGGCAACGATGCTACAGCCATTAGTAAAGCGTGTCAATTCGACATTACTAGATGAAATTGCCTATCGTGCCGTGTTAATCGCTTTCCCGGTATTTACACTAGGCGCACTGATTTTTGCGATGATTTGGGCGCAAGAAGCATGGGGCCGTTTCTGGGGCTGGGACCCGAAAGAAGTATGGGCACTGATAACTTGGTTGTTCTATGCAGCCTTTTTACACCTTCGTTTATCGAAGGGATGGGAAGGGAAAAAGACAGCATGGTTAACGGTAATTGGCTTCTTAATCATTATTTTTAATTTAGTTGTTGTTAATCTAGTAATCGCAGGATTACATTCATACGCATAAAATTAACAAAATATCATAATTTTAGAAAAGTTCTTCCTTGTTTGGTCGAGCTTTTCTTTTCAATTGCCTTTTGAACAGGTACAATAGAATGAGAAACAGAGTTTTGAAAGGGGTAACACCAGTGTCTGAAAATATTTCTGTATTAATCGTTGATGACGAGGATCGTATTCGTCGCTTATTAAAAATGTACTTAGAACGCGAAGGTTATTTTGTAGAAGAAGCTGAAAACGGCGAACAAGCACTAGAAATGGCATTAGAAAAAGATTACCACTGTATTTTACTAGATATTATGATGCCTGAAAAAGACGGGCTTGAAGTGTGTGCAGAGCTACGTGAAAAGAAAACAACACCAATTATTTTATTAACGGCAAAAGGTGAAGAAGCGAACCGTGTACAAGGTTTCGAGCTTGGCGCGGATGACTATATCGTAAAACCATTTAGTCCTCGTGAAGTCGTATTACGTGTAAAAGCAATTTTACGTCGT
The sequence above is a segment of the Solibacillus sp. FSL H8-0523 genome. Coding sequences within it:
- the resA gene encoding thiol-disulfide oxidoreductase ResA; this translates as MEQKKKRSITRGTILAILALAIGYTIYAAVAKDKIELIAVGADAPDFEVVDLNGDKHRLKDYKGEGVLLNFWGTWCEPCEREFPAMERQYDVFKEQGVEMIAVNFAQSDFEVNKYVANMGMTFPVAIDKTKSVFTAYNIGPLPTSIFIKPDGTIDRIEKGEMSEVEIIQYLESIKPE
- a CDS encoding GNAT family N-acetyltransferase; this encodes MLVRYKKTLEKIAMGLISLMPQEKEIKRLMETIQQYEQNDNWTLYLWKKNDEYVGTVGIMEEDNVATLQHITVIPSYRGEGVAMEMLQELKDMGYEKIVPNDDTHAFVQKCIPILNNEADE
- a CDS encoding segregation/condensation protein A, which encodes MSYEVKLEAFSGPLDLLLHLINRLEIDIYDIPMSELTEQYIDHIHAMQTLELNEASEYLVMAATLLAIKSRTLIPINEGEIDIEEFDVDEVDPREELVARLIEYKKYKEAATQLQELESERGQVFTKAPADLSEFMSDEQMTMFDTNVNVYDMLSAFQKLMRRKQLKKPLATRIARQEISVKEQMRSVVNVLKQAGGKMMFSQLFKYEDKSMLVLTFLTLLELMKRQVVFVEQEKNFDDLSVLLKKEEIGDELEQIVEPN
- a CDS encoding D-alanyl-D-alanine carboxypeptidase family protein; amino-acid sequence: MKKWIVCMIVLLLVSTSAIQTNAAGASYAVIDAENGRLLLGENEHAQLPIASLTKIWTALIVLERSELSDLVYVSSRAAAVEGSSIYLEQGQTYTIDYLVHGLMMQSGNDAAVALAEHVGGSVEGFVHLMNEKAKAYQLKQTTFTNPTGLHHEKHLSSAYDTARMLQIAMQHEAFQKIASTKVFSQGMTWKNKHRLLHEEVGAIAGKTGYTKVASRTLATFFKREQKSFVVVTLNEGNDWFIHKELANYVETHFEHEIIVKKGTYKVNGISVFVDRPMKLLLKKGDRPELRHLLVVSRHPDSDRAAWRVYEDNVLVASKLMTVTAR
- the lysA gene encoding diaminopimelate decarboxylase yields the protein MHFYGTQQINEQGHLTIGGVDTMELAKAYGTPLFVYDTALIRKRARGFIDTFEKLGVTAQVAYASKAFACVAAYQLAAQENLSLDVVSGGELFTAIKAGFPAERIHFHGNNKSIAELELAFDTKIGCIVVDNFYEIAVIKEIAQNKNQKMNILLRVTPGVEAHTHDFITTGQADSKFGFDLNNGQADEAFKQVVNDDFINLLGLHCHIGSQIFETEGFSLAAGKVMQKMGVWKEQHGFEATVLNLGGGFGIRYTEEDKPLEPHEYVADMIKAAQAESVKLGLTMPEIWIEPGRSLVGDAGTSLYTIGSQKTVPGVREYIAVDGGMSDNIRPALYDAKYEAVIANKANEEKTNTYTVAGKLCESGDKLITDASLQKAETGDILAMFCTGAYGYSMASNYNRVPRPAVVFVENGEHQLAIQRESYEDLVVNDLPLTLKKGE
- a CDS encoding SigF/SigG family RNA polymerase sporulation sigma factor, which codes for MERIEQSSETLLTQALMRELIAKSQQGDTDARKRMIEGNTRLVWSIVQRFSSRGVELEDLFQIGCIGLMKSVDKFDLSYEVKFSTYAVPMIIGEIQRFLRDDGMVKVSRSIRELNFKIRHATDEYLKTNEKPPTIAELAAILDVSTDDILMATDAMRDPASLHDQLFENDGDSITLMDQMRDDKSQLPFEYIPLKDLLQRLGKREQSIIYFRYYLDLTQTEIADRLGISQVQVSRLEKKILAQLKTWLELPTTSKR
- a CDS encoding DUF309 domain-containing protein yields the protein MHPLLHPLFIDYLAYFNGNEDYFECHEVLEEYWKDIAPGEKLHPLVGYVQLATGMYHWRRENFDGAARILKKAIDNFETNAGSPFFEYIDFARLLRDMSTLYARIKSHESFSRINIPLTNAALKKATEEKIAATAPLDPQFILHKHMLRDRSEVIAERELSKQIRAFNRKETKR
- the scpB gene encoding SMC-Scp complex subunit ScpB translates to MNSNKLLSRIEALLFVAGDEGMTAKQLAQYIEVDLMDIEAGLSDLLSQYNEEEARGITLKELAGTYQLTTKPDVADTLKKLIENPTNQVLTAASLEVLAIIAYKQPITRAEVEDLRGVKSERPIATLVSRALVQEVGRAEGTGRAILYGTTKEFLNYFGLKNIKELPPLPEDVDTDDEQPTDLFLTKFQETFNQN
- a CDS encoding pseudouridine synthase, producing the protein MERLQKVIAYAGVASRRKAEQLIVEGKVKVNGKVIKELGTKVANSDEIEVEGVKLEKEDKVYFLLYKPRAYISAVTDDKGRNTVTDIFKKHVHQRIFPVGRLDYDTTGLLLLTNDGEFSNLMTHPKFKIDKTYIARVKGIPTKQGLMQLQNGIKLEDGKTAPAKVSMTSYDENAGKAICEITIHEGRNRQVRRMFEAIGTPVVKLKRERFAFLDLVGLSPGEYRQLTKHEVKLLRVLAETGKIDFNR
- a CDS encoding spore germination protein; the protein is MKNQLFTSKDIAKDYLEKRFDTKRTFDVCVKDITIKNLPTLTVYISGLVNGESLAEMLTNLQWEQQEEIEDENEYFNEHFNYHGKEEATSLDDFLLGVLSGRVGFITLSGYAFLAEFREYPGRSPEEPDNEKVIRGSRDGFAENVIQNVALIRRRIRSTELRYQMHHVSTYGQTDVVIAYMADLVNDEHLQWITERLNQIKHDGLTMSDKSLEEWLFKQRYHPLPFVRYTERPDIVAAHLLEGHIAIVVDTSPSVMLMPVTMFYLLQHAEEYRQAPLIGSMMRILRFGAVLLSFLLLPFWYLLVTNEQLIPDQLAYIGINDQSEVPLFLQLVIADLGIEFLRIAAIHTPTPLSTAMGLIAGIIIGQIAIDVGLFSSEVVLYTAISAIFTFAIPNYELSISVKVFRILLLAITALFGVNGFFIGLFAIFTYLCALKPMKVPYLWPLVPFFPKAFLRVIIRFPMSTDALRPYIVGAKQRKRA